ACACAAAAGGTTAATTTGACATTCTAAAGTCGTGATGCTATTTTTCGATATAGCTAAACCTTGAAAGTTTTGAAGGTACAAatgtaacataaacataatTGCACTAAAAacgaattttgatatttctttgaCAAATGTTATTGTCAATGTTGTTCATCCCATGCTCATTTCATACcttctttgttttttgtttttattcgcCTATACAATTTAACTAACTTTGAAAtagtaatgtgttttacagggtattttaaataatttgccAAACGCTTTTTGTCACATAACAAACAGTATATTCTATTACATGTCTGTTAAGGTATGGTAATCGCCATGGACCAAGCTATCGGGAAAATTGTGTCAGCATTTCAAGATAAAGGGTTATGGAACAATACGCTCCTCATCTTTTCTACAGGtaattaatacaaaatcatTGTGTAAGTATTGAAAAATTTACATGTTGGAGCAGCtaaatgtattttacaaagTTGGCATTGTGAATGAATTTTTGTTCTATTTCCTACTTAATCTTCAAAATCATCCATAAAACCCCCGACTTTTTCAGCGTAGCAAAATTACAGACTTAATGTAATGTGCATATAAATGATCAATGtcttgaaaaaaatgtcaataaaaaagtcattttgaGCTACACAATGCGGGGGTTCCGGGATCCCAAAATGACGTTTGTAAAGTGCAATTTagcgtcgattagtcccacaaTCCGGTGATTATTATGTCACGAAACTCACATTAAATGGCGACGTCATAATCATCAGGTGTTGTTGTACTTACTCCATATGCTTACAGATGGGCTCCTGTGTATTTTCAATCCGTCCGTTAcgaacatatttcatttttttatgtttctggGTTGTATCAGGTATGAGTCTTGTGCTAATGATAAGCTGGTAAAACAATTTGCATTATAGgtaattaatttgtaattaatgaggtaaattattgttttgaaataatcCACACCATTTAAATAACTAATCcattgtgatacatgtatatgatatatttggTACTGACATTAGTATTCATGTTCACAACTTAAATAACCAGGAAAATTATATTGTAGAAGATGAAAACTGAAATATATGGGAGCTCATCTTTACCAATCTCTGTCATTTCAAGACAATGGGGGACTCGTGAAGCAAGGCGGAGGCAGCAACTGGCCACTAAGAGGGTTTAAAGGCTCGCTTTGGGAGGGTGGTATCAGAGGGGTGGCCTTTGTCCATGGTGACATATTGGGGCGGAGGCAGGTGGTATCCAATGATTTAATGCACGTCTCTGATTGGTACCCTACACTCGTGAACTTGGCCGGAGGCTCCCTCAATGATACACTACCACTGGATGGTGTTGACCAATGGAAAATGTTAAGGTAATGTTCTAAGGATTTACAGGCGTTAATGAAAGATCCAGCTTTTAGGATGATTTGATCTACAGAGTGTATGTTGCCAAAGAACTTTcattaaatattacataattcTTTTTGACATTGTTTCACTTAAAAGGCATCATGTGTCTGATTAATTTTCTTTACaatataactttgtttatatatatggataaaacatatttctaaatatttcttCATACTAAAAAGTATGGTATCAGACGCTCATAAGAgacattttgattaattttcataaacaaaaagttttaatgaattgttgtgataatgtcatttttattattagattacatttatatagacagtttttaataatatatatcacgTGGtgtaaactctgtacgcattctgattggctgacacggtgaactttgatcGAACAacttatttctcagtgtcaTGTCATtatcaacgtcatcaataatcaaatgacgtcattctatgttgcgatcgccgcttgacgtccaaaactgctgttggaaagcgCATGCGCCTTGGTCGttttgtcaaaatataaatgtacgtgacattttcatacatgttaaattgacctttactactaataatacattttgacgGATAAGAATTTCTCTGATGAGTTTCGTAGATTTAATGTGTATCAAACGAAATTGATGAATAGACGATGTAGTGTCGTGCTTAAGCtttcatatttatacatgtagtccgacattgagttttattttctggaagcaactatgaagatttgaactcaataagacgttaaatgagTATTATCTCACCCTCTCTCCCAGttagaagaatttgatatcgatggaatctttatcaaacgatgacttttgaatactaattagtgtctttttgctgatgaaaatattactacaccttatttgcatatttcggtaaatacacgttaccgtatccctgccgtatttctatcggctaaaacgaatataattgtggtagaaacaggtcagaCTACTCGTGGTTGATGACTATTGAATTtgttccacactcgtaagttatttttaaaaagttactAAAGACAATCGCTAAAGCACGTGTCttatgtaacttttaaaaaataactcactcgtgtggaataaattccatattcaacatccactcattgtgtaacctctatttatttcatataaatgaccaATACATACACAATATTGACTTCGTTCTTATTACGAATTACCACAATTCTTATTATTCGTCCAAAACGTCACCAACTATAGCGAGGGCAGCGCTAGCGCAAGAGAtactattctacataacatcgACCCTGTTACAGCCCCGATTGGAGAGCGAGTGTATAAGGATACGTTTGATACCAGAGTGAGGGCTGCACTCAGATGGAAACAATGGAAAGTTATAACCGGAAATCCAGGTAGGCATAatcttttttgaaaatcattagTTCACAATATTTTATAACCGTTGctcaattatttaattaaaatcgtATGAAGTATGTCCTATGGGAAACTATATCCCGATACAACCAACACTAACAATGTAccttaacaaaaataattgagAATGTATTGCGTGTGCACTCTTATCATTTGCTTGAGTTTCTTTACTTTTATACTCATACGAAAATTTCGATACGTTTATTTGAAAGGGAATGGAAGTTGGGTTCCGGGAGAATGTTCCGGTTTAGAAGCAAAGCGTGGAAGCGGCGGAGAGCCGACACAGAATCTGTGGTTATTTGATCTGAGCAGAGATCCTAATGAAATGGATGACTTGTCCAATGTCTACCCCGACATTTCAAGGAAACTACTAGGGATGCTGGAGGAGGCGAATAGAACAGCCGTACCATGTCGATACCCCGACCCAGACCCTGCAGCCAACCCGTTAAACTTCCAGGGGTTCTGGGGACCCTGGGTGTCGTAGTAGTGTTAACTCATCTAAAGTGATAACATTGCATACAGCATAACAACAGAAATAAAGAGAAACATAACCTCTGCTTCTGTttctatataaatgttttacaattctgataaaaaataaacagtaattaaaatataacaactaTAGTGACGAACTTTGAAGATTTCGAAACAGCGGCCTATCAGCGAATAAAACGATATTcgtaattaaaatgtgttttttccccAGAGAAATAGATTTCTGCAGTCTCTTTCTGTAACCGATTTTCACTCTTTATTATATAACCTAATCTTTCATTGTAAAAAAGTTGCACACGAGGTCGATTAAAAAGCTAGAGCAAGATGTCAGATAAATAGACAAAAGAACGATGTCcgaaatttgatttaaatttttcaaaaaaaaaaaaaaaaaaaaaacaaaaatataaaccaaCAATATTCATAATGATGCTTATTATTACGGTAACTTTGTAATAGCCTAAGATAGATTTTAGCGGGTAGAAATGTTGGCGCATTTAACAGTAATACGCTATACAGGTTATCAGTCTTGTCCACCTTTCCATTGTATTCGCGGCATTTAAGATCGGAAAATTAACTTGACCGCAAATAAAGCGAAAATGAATCTCCGCAACTAAAAAAACCCATCTATACAGTATACAAAACTGGATGATCTAGAAATACAACCGATGAAGACCACACACACGCTGTCTATTTTAACAGTTTAATTCAACAAAGTCAAAACATAGATCCATGGAACTATCAAGAGTAATGTAAACATTTGAAAGCACCATCGGTTGTATGTATTTTACGTAAGTAGAAACAATCAATGACAATTGTGATAATAGCAATAACAAAATGTGGCGTCTGTATCAAAATATGTGCAAAATGATTAAATTTGCAGAAATCAGAATATAACAATAACGTATGTACAATTAATACAAATGAATTAAATCAGTATAAACACGTTAATTGTTGTAATAATAAAAACCCATTAATTTACCGTAAAGCTGGTCATTATCTGTGGGGAGGATTTCATAATTGTTGGGGTCGTGAAAATGTTATCCATGAAATAATGACAGTAAGAACTGATCCGAAATTTATTTCAGTTTCTGTCAAAAGtcacaatattttataaatagacCCCTGAAAATAGCCGGCTATACGGTTATGTCAACAACATAGAAATGCCATAGAGATCAGTGcaaatcatgatatttacaaCAGATTTTGAAGTCGGGATCGTGTTTCAATTCTTAATGCAATACAATAGACGTCGCTACTTCTTTTTTATCATCAGACTACAATGTAGTAGTAGAAACTTAATAGGGATAAATATCCCGGAATGTTTCAATAATAATGATTTTGGTGATACAACTGCGGCTGCCGCATGAATATCAGGTAACAGACACCTGTTAGTGCCATAAAGTGTAAACCTACATGGTAACTAAGTAGCAATTACGAGTTTACTAAGTCGTAACTATGAGGCAACTAAGTCGTAATTATAATATAACTAAGTCAAAAATACAAGGTAACTAAGCCGTAATTACAAAGCAACTAAGTCACAATTACGACACAAGTAAGTCGTAATTATGATATATCTAAGTCGTTAAAACGAGGGTACTTAGTCGTAATTACGAGGTTACCAAGTCGTAATTATGATATAGCTAAGTCTTACTTACGAGATAATTTAGTGGTGATTACGAGGTTACTAAGTCGTAATGACATGGTTACTTAGTCGTTATGACGAGGTTACTAAGTggtaataacaatataactaaGCCATAATTACGAGGTATTTGACATGGTTACTTAGTCGTAAAGACGAGGTTACTAAGTGTCAATTACGATATAACTAAGTCCTAATTACAAGGTAACTAAGTCCTAATTACGAAATAAAAGTGTTTACCTCATGTGGCACTAACAGGCTTCTGTATGCAAGGATGTGTAATAGTACCTTTTCGAGCAACTATTGATAATATGAATATCACCTGAAAAATTACGTAATGAATAACAAAAACTCATAAATGACATACCACGCACACTGTTACAACCTTGCATTGAAACAGCACTAACACT
This genomic window from Argopecten irradians isolate NY chromosome 4, Ai_NY, whole genome shotgun sequence contains:
- the LOC138320441 gene encoding arylsulfatase B-like; the encoded protein is MAYVIHALIIYIVFFCSVFCKKQKPNILFILADDYGYNDIGYHGSNIRTPNLNRLADGGVVLENYYVQPLSTPTRSQLLSGRYQIHTGLQHGDIKNAQPNGLPLNIPTLANKLQDAGYSTHAVGKWHLGFYRKEFLPLNRGFDTHYGFLTGSEDHYSHRSCGMVLKGKPDECGTDFRDGFDPFNTSRTYSTELYRDRAMDIVSKHDPTKPLFMYLALQAMHTPLQVPKEYLENLAYLYGPRKIYAGMVIAMDQAIGKIVSAFQDKGLWNNTLLIFSTDNGGLVKQGGGSNWPLRGFKGSLWEGGIRGVAFVHGDILGRRQVVSNDLMHVSDWYPTLVNLAGGSLNDTLPLDGVDQWKMLSEGSASARDTILHNIDPVTAPIGERVYKDTFDTRVRAALRWKQWKVITGNPGNGSWVPGECSGLEAKRGSGGEPTQNLWLFDLSRDPNEMDDLSNVYPDISRKLLGMLEEANRTAVPCRYPDPDPAANPLNFQGFWGPWVS